In one Brassica oleracea var. oleracea cultivar TO1000 chromosome C9, BOL, whole genome shotgun sequence genomic region, the following are encoded:
- the LOC106312838 gene encoding glucose-6-phosphate/phosphate translocator 1, chloroplastic, with product MVLAAKQALSAKIGFSNPLSRRNPSSPLQRSPLAASFPSTDLRKRTVLAVSKPLHLSPMRAKPPARREAYEADKSEPQPIDDDAAETKSEAAKKLKIGIYFATWWALNVVFNIYNKKVLNAYPYPWLTSTLSLAAGSLMMLISWAVGIVETPKTDFDFWKTLFPVAVAHTIGHVAATVSMSKVAVSFTHIIKSGEPAFSVLVSRFLLGETFPTSVYLSLIPIIGGCALSALTELNFNMTGFMGAMISNLAFVFRNIFSKKGMKGKSVSGMNYYACLSMLSLLILTPFAIAVEGPQMWIDGWQKALSDVGPQFVGWVAAQSVFYHLYNQVSYMSLDQISPLTFSVGNTMKRISVIVSSIIIFRTPVQPVNALGAAIAILGTFLYSQAKL from the exons ATGGTTTTAGCGGCGAAGCAGGCTCTCTCCGCTAAGATCGGGTTCTCCAACCCTCTTTCGCGACGGAACCCATCTTCCCCGCTCCAACGATCACCTCTCGCCGCCTCGTTTCCATCGACGGACCTTCGGAAACGCACCGTTTTAGCCGTCTCCAAGCCTCTGCACCTCTCTCCCATGAGAGCGAAGCCTCCGGCGAGACGCGAGGCCTACGAAGCCGATAAGTCGGAGCCTCAGCCGATCGATGATGATGCGGCGGAAACGAAGTCGGAGGCGGCGAAGAAGCTGAAGATCGGAATCTACTTCGCGACTTGGTGGGCGTTGAACGTTGTGTTCAACATCTACAACAAGAAGGTGTTGAACGCTTACCCTTATCCTTGGCTTACCTCCACGCTCTCTCTCGCGGCTGGTTCGTTGATGATGCTCATCTCTTGGGCTGTTGGGATCGTTGAGACTCCGAAAACTGATTTCGATTTCTGGAAAACTCTTTTTCCG GTTGCTGTGGCACATACGATTGGTCATGTGGCTGCAACGGTGAGTATGTCAAAGGTTGCGGTTTCCTTCACTCACATCATCAAGAGTGGTGAACCGGCGTTTAGCGTTCTTGTCTCGAGGTTCCTTTTGGGTGAAACCTTCCCTACTTCGGTTTACTTGTCCCTTATTCCGATCATTGGTGGCTGTGCTCTCTCTGCTCTTACTGAGCTTAACTTCAACATGACTG GTTTCATGGGAGCGATGATATCGAACTTGGCTTTTGTGTTCCGTAACATCTTCTCAAAGAAGGGAATGAAGGGAAAGTCTGTGAGCGGAATGAACTACTATGCTTGTCTCTCCATGCTATCACTCTTGATTCTCACCCCCTTTGCAATTGCGGTTGAAGGTCCTCAGATGTGGATCGATGGCTGGCAAAAGGCTCTCTCCGACGTCGGACCTCAATTCGTCGG GTGGGTGGCTGCGCAGAGTGTGTTCTATCATCTCTACAACCAAGTGTCTTACATGTCTTTAGACCAAATCTCTCCCTTGACGTTTAGTGTCGGTAACACCATGAAGCGTATCTCAGTCATTGTCTCCTCCATCATTATCTTCCGCACCCCTGTCCAGCCCGTTAACGCTCTTGGAGCTGCCATTGCTATCCTCGGAACCTTCTTGTATTCCCAG GCAAAGCTTTGA